The following is a genomic window from Colletotrichum lupini chromosome 5, complete sequence.
CAATGGCTTCCCTCACAGATCTACCAGTCGAGATTCTCGACCAGATTTGCACCTCACTCTGCTGTCATTGTCGACAGCACAAAATGCAGCTCGACAAGCCGAGCGCCGCCGTCAGCTCGACAGAAGACGACGGAGAACGGCTTGGACTACGCAATCTATGCCTCACATCACGGTCACTACGCCAAATTGCTCAGCCAATTCTTTTTCACGTTTTCTTACACCACTGCACCATGAGCACCATGAACTGGACAAGCGAAGAAACAAACTTGATACCTCGGTTGTTCTAGTTACTGAGAACGATCAACGAAGACGCCCATCTTTCTTCTTGCCTTAAGTCCATCGATATCAATGCATTTGAAGAGAAATGTATTATCTGTTCACCTTCGTTAGAATGTGCAACTCAGGAAGAAATCAGTCAAGTTACGCGATTGTCGAAAAAGACAGGTCTAGATATCAATTCCGCCGGCTTGGACCACGATCTTCTCCCTGAGATTCTAATCCAATTCTTATTGATTATGACGCCGAATCTCCAGAACGTCAGCTTGTGCGTACCACGTTGGTGGGTCTTTTACCCGTTGAGAAAATGGATCAATAAATGGAGGCCCAAACTAAATGAGTCAAAAATACTGCTGGGCCAGGTACGACACATGGAGCTGGAGACTGAGAGATATAGCGACGACACGTGTCTTGAGGACGACCATAAAGATGAGGGTCTTTGTCACCCGATTCCTGATCCCATTGAACGACTACTCATAGACAGTGCACCGAATCTCGAGGTATTGTCATGTTCTGCTGGAGGGCTGGAGGGTCTTCCGAAGTTGCCATTGCTCAGGTGGCTGCACCTCCGCATGGAAGGGTCTTGGAAGGGAATGTTGCCTAAATTAATGGATCGCCTACCGTCCCTGACACATTTCAGCTACTCGACCAGCAACTTGCACTCTCCCACGCCCAGAGAGATCCAAGACGCCCTCCATAATCACCAGGAGACTCTTCAACATCTCACTGTGATCAATCGGTTTGGGGAGAGCATTGCAAGTGATGATTTGCGAACGGATCCAAGCCGGCCATACTCAATGACCTCTCTGGCCGGTTTCAAGGCTCTCGAATCCATTAACCTTGATGGCTATATGATCTGGCCGCATCGGAGGGACGGAGGCACGATACAAGAAATGGAGGCGGACTTGCAGCTTCTACCGAACTTTTTGCCTCAATGCTTACGGCAGCTTCATATTGATGGCTGGGGTAACTACGGAGAGGAGAACCTAAGGTCTTTAGCTAAGGCTATGGCAAATGTGGAATTTCCCTACCTGGAAACGGTGATCTGGGGCATCGTTCATGATCGCCGGCTCCTTCGGCGTGGGTCTTGCAACAAAGCGTGGGAGATGGGCATGGATTGGAGGGAAATAATTACAGAGAAAGTTGAAGACCGCATACGCAATTGTCATCAGGAAGCATTTCCAAACTGGGGAGACGATTTTTTGGGGTCTGCTGCGAATGAGGCTGGCTGATGATCAATTGCTCGCTTCAACTACCTACTCATATAGCATCGAAGCTTTGCGTCGTAATATAGGGCTGTAAATGTCCGAACCGCTCTCACCACCATGTACTTACTCAGTATCTTGACCGGCCGTGGGCCAGTTACCTTCCCGATGAGAATAATATGACAAGATGATGAAGCGTAATTATCAAATTCAATTGAGTCTTGAACGGGCTTGAGGCATTGATGATGACATATTCTGCACAAATGCTGTGGCCAAGTACGTGCAGTGAAGAGGGATAGGGGAGCTGCGACCTTTCTACCACGAATTTGCTAGAAGGGAAAATTGATTGTTCAACTACATTGGAACACATCTCGACATTGACAATGATCTTACTCTTCCCACACGCTTTAGGATGATTTGTGCAGTGAAATTGTCTACCGAAAGTCAAAAGCCGACGTTGCAATTGCACTAAAGTTCTGTTTGTTTGATATGATCACTACAGTAGTATACTAAGGTACATGGTAGTAACTCAAAGATTGGCATACCAGAGCACAAGCAGAGTCTTCCCACATTTCGTAACTGTGGTAAATAAGGCGTGATTGCTGGCCGGCAATTACGGTTCCGTTTTTTGTACGACAGTAACATTGATACTTCAGCTTTGAAAGTTACCATATGTCAGGAATGCCTGATCTATATATCCAGCTTTACCATGACGCCAATGCTTTTTCCAAAACTTTGGTACTTTTGCAGCGCCGCCTGTGCCTCCGGCTTAGTCCAAGCAGCCTTTGCTTCCTGGCGCACGTGTTAGCAGTGAATACATATAACCTAAGACCGTAGCAATCAGATGGAAGGCTTACCTCATCACTGTCCCATCCCAAGATGCCCAAGCCAGTTGACTGACCTCCATCTACACTCTTTCCTCCAAAGTGGACGGTCTGGCCGAGGGCAGCAACTAGGTCCATCCAGGCCTGCTTCGCTTCCTCATGCTTACTCTCGTCTGCAACATCAATGAAGCAGAACTGAGTAAATGTCTTAGGCTTTTCACCGGGAAGCGGACCAGTCTCGAACTTTTTGACTCGAGGCTCGCCGCCGGGACCAGCCTTGAACTGCTCTTCACGCTCTTTGATCCACGCCGAATCGGCAAACGCCTTGTCATCTGCCGCGGACTCGAAAGCTACGAGGAGATTTAGGTACTGCCAAACAACTTGACTTCAGAGGAGGATCTCACTTATCGTTTGCAGGAATTTGAAGTCTGTCACAGGTGTTCCGTTTTCGTTGATGACATGTCCACCAGCTACTCCAATAACGCCTGGCTGCTTCGCAATATCTTCCTTGACCTGCGGCCATGCTCCGAGGAACTCATCCTTCTTGTCGGCAGGAATGTTGGGGGTGACGACAACGAGGAAAGGCATTTTGGCTGTTTTTATGTTCGGGGCTAGTAGAGACGATGGAATTGTTTTCGTGGTGTGTTTTGGCGCTAACCGGTCTACGGTGATCTGGTTGTCTTTCGTTTCGATAAAATATTGATTCTGTGCTGGCTTGAAGTCGGTTGGTGGATGCGGTCAACACGAGGTTTTTATGACTTTCGAGGGGGGTTCATTCATGTATCAAAGACCTTGCTGAATCAAGACAGTGGTCAGTCAACCATCGACCCCGACACAGACCGCACCCTGCACCCGGAAATCCCGGCGGTGCGGCATGACAGCAGCCAGGCGCCCCCAGACGAGTTGCGTCTTGgaagccccccccccccctccggCACAAGCTGAGAGCCACCAGTACGTCGCCGACCGACCCCAGATCAGCTAACCTCGAACCCCCTCTCGTCGCGGATAATACCACCGGCAACTAGGGACGGCTCTCAGGGTCCAACAGCTGATTGGCGGTGCCCACTAGGTATGTTGCATGGTAAACAAACCGCGTGTACTTGTATGCCGTATCGTGAATGCTTCAACCCAGGAAGTGAAACCCAGGCGGAGCCGGGAACCGGGGGTCAGGCCAGTGTGGGGTACAGTCGCTGCCACGGCGGCGGAGGACGGGCCGGCGGGTTTTGACGAGACGGTCTCGGGTTTTCGTCTGATCCGTGATTTATGCCCCCTCCACCAAGCCGAAAGTCTAATTCACTCGGCAACGTGCTTGGAGGCCTGCATGAATCCAAGCCGTCAGCCCGGCGGACAAAAGATTGACTAGGCCAGgtctaagaaaaaggggtcCTTATGCAAGTAACAGCTGTCGAATCACCGCAGGCGAAGTGTGTTTGCTGCGTGAGGCAGTGCCAGAACCCGAAGGTCTTTCAAGGAGCGAGAATCCCTAGTCGAGTGCTTGGCTGTACTAATTCAAGCTGAGTGTTCATCTCGTATTGCTATGTATTACGAAGCTGGAAACACTTTGGCAGAATGCGGGGACAAGCACATTGAGGCATGGAGATGCGACTGAGTCAGATACATGAGGAAACGTTCCAGAACAAGCACAAACCTTCGGGGATATATCAATATTCCGGGGAATTAGCAAAGCAACCCGTGCTCATATCCAGTCTCTCCAATAGTTGCAATGTTACTGAGGAAGGTTGAATTTCTCAGGCTGGCCTGAAATAAGTAGATGCGAGTACAACTGAATGGGTGAAGTCATGGCTTCGAGCTTTTGCATCAAAGATCAGCAAGGACTTGGACATGGTCCACGAGCTGAATACAAGTACTAATCGCATGATTGTGGTAAAGAGTTTGTTCTATTTTCATCCCTCCAATGCATGTGTTTTCTCCTTCGGCACTAAATCTACGTGATGGGCAATGACCGAGGCCTGGTTTACAATATGGACTTGGTTGTTCGGAGTTTCGGGCAAAATGAGGTTACCGAATCAACAAGTGAACGTGTGAAGCAGCCTTGCTCCCCTTTGATATTGAGAAATACCTGCAAGCAACATTGAAATCTCGGGAATAATGCATATGCACTGCTTCGAATACATGGCTCGATCGGTTGAGTTCAAGTGGCGGTGTGAGATCGTTCAATGACTCGCTCCTGGCCACCACAAAGACAGGCCGATGCGCTGCACAGTTTTGCCATAAGTCTTCCACTTAGAGAAGCCGTGCCCGAAGAtaggatttttaattattatcgGCTGCAGGGGCGAGCTCTAGCCAAGGGCTCTGGTACTGTCACATATCAGCAGAAGAGTAAGTGCCTCTTTCGTTCATCCCGAAATTCGGTCGAGATCGTTtgtttgtgtgtgtgtgtatgtgtgtgtgtgtaagtgaaaggaagagagagagggggagagagagataGAGAGAGATGTTGTTGTTGAAGACATACGACTCTTTGCTCTTTGGATGAGAAACTACATACGACGTATTGAACTAATCTCTTCCTTGATTCCCATTTTCATGAAACGTCGAAAGCTATGCACATTACTACCTACAGGATATCCATGCCTGACCTTACACAGATCGCACAAATCTTGCCGACAGTCAAAACGAGGACATTTCACACTGCAGGTGGGAGCTTGGCATCTGAGAGCAGCCAAATGTTCAATCTGTTTCTTCTCTGTGGCCAGACTGATCCAGGGTAGCTTGCAAATATGCGTCTCGATATTTGATGGTTTAAACGTATATGTCATGACAGTTGAGAAAGCCCCAACTGTTTGCGTTGAGCACAGAACAATTACACTTCCACCCCATCATTGTCGAAATCCTCAGGACCACCAACCCAATATTCCTGACAACGATTTCCCCCCTGCTAAATGAAAGTATGCGAGGCGACGGGTATCTCTCAAGCGAACACGACAACAGCCGCCGCGACACCGAGAATTGCCGCCATCCCCGCCCGAACGGTCGACCCCGCCCCCGCCGGAACCGTACTCGACGAAGGCTCCGCTCCGCTTCCCGTCCCAGTCGGCACAGCCTCACCCTCCGTCGACGTGATCAAGGTACTACCGGCGACGCCCGTCCTAGTCGTGACCACCGACGGCGTCAGCGACGACAATGGCGACATCACCGACGTAGTAACGGTTTTGATAATGGTGCTCGTCGTGGTAGGGGGCGTGACCGTCACCGTCGTGCTGCCTACACCGCTATTCGACCCGGGGGTCGCGAGGGTCTGGGTGACCGTGATTGTGGGCGGTTTGACGGTTGCGCAGCTGGAGAAGAAGCTCTTGGTGATGGTCTCGGTACCGGAGTAGCCCGGGCAGCCCGGGATTTTCTTGCCGGACGCCGGGTCCGTACCTCCGCAGTCGAGCGGGGTGCAGATTTCGTGGGTTTCGGGGACGTAGTGGATGACTGTCTTGATGGAGTCGCCAGAGGGTCCTGGGTAGGTGTATGTGAGAGAGGTGCAGCCCGTGAGGTCCGTCTTGGCTAGGACCGCTGTAGCTGCCAGAACTGGGAGGAGGTAGCGAGACATCCTTTTTGGAGTTGAATGACGATTTGCGAGTGAACGTTGGTGAACGAGTGTGATGGTCAACAACTGCTGATAGACACCTAAGATCTCGAGGATGAGAGAGGCATGGATCGCCAAGTCATATCTGGGTGGCATAACGGGTCTTTTTGAATACATGATGGTGTTGTAGGATCGGGAAGTCGCATTGGTCCCATGCGTCTTGGATGTTTGGCGAGCAGGCAAGCTTCCTGGAACCTCGTCACCTCGAACTCGTCTAGCCCCTGGGTACGACCTCAAGAGGCTGCGTCGTGCCGCATAGGCGCGTCGACTCCTTGCATTACCGGCGTTATTTTGTCATCTGACACGAGGAAGGACAGGGACAGGAGAGAACACAGCGGTTCTGAACAATCCCGTGGTTCATGTCAGGCATACTACGAGAACAAAGAAGGTTTATTTTCGGAGACATGCACTCGAAAACAAGCGACTGACGAATGCCTTGCCGCGCTCACATACTTGGCAATCAACAACTGAGATGCAAGGAGCAGGAATTCAATCTGCCTGTCAGGCACCGGAAGATCAAGGAATACTGTCTTACTAATGCTCTAGTATCGACCTAGGAATCCAACGGCGCCATATCATCACCGAGAGAATTGGAGCAAAAACTCACAGCCAGTTGGGCCATTTCATTAAACCACGGAAAGTGGTGGAGGAGAAGAGATTGGTTTTGCTATCTATCTCCGAGTCCACTGTCATAGAATCGGTCAAGCTTGTCCAGAAGATCGAACAAAGAAAACCTGACTAAATGTATGTACAGTACAGGTCAAAGTCTTTGAGACGATTGCTCAAGGACGGCCATGCCACCATCCTCGTATGCGGGCCCCTGCTTGCAATACCAAAAGCACTGCAGTTTGCCGTTGTTTCCATCAAACACTGCTGCATTGTTCTCCCTCCTGTACGACACGACCTCGACCTAGCAATCGAGTCACACGaaatagctctttttttgccGTTGGGAGAGGGGCTGTTGCCGGTGCGTACTCTTCTGAGTCATCTCTCCATCGAACGGCCCACGTGCTTGTCTGGCGACAGCTTCAAGTTAACATGACATCGAAACTCAAAGAAACCAAGAGCACAGTGTTCTGTATGTACAGCAATGGTGTATTGACAGGTAGCGATTGGCGCATTAGTTGGTAAGTCTAGGTTATTACAATTTATCATACAGAAGTCGTCGTGTCGGCCgttaaaagaaaaggaatgcATAGCCGGAAAGTCTTTGGCGACGACTTTGTCACTTCAAGATTCCAGCGAATGTTGATCCCCTCCAGCGGAGAGACAGAAGTCGGAAACAACACTTTTGCGAGAGGATCGAATTCAATCTCTTTACTGCGCCTTCTTGGCCTTGTCCAACTTTTTCTCCCGTCTACGCTGGTGGGCTTCCGCGCCGGCTTCGGTATCCATGAGGTAGTCCCACCACCGGAAGCTAGACGCGTAGTTGCCAATGAATTTCTCATGGTGCACGTCGTGGTGCTCGGCGCCGGCCCAGAAGGGGAGGAAGTGCCTCAGAGACCAGGGGAAATCGTAACCGGAATGCGAGTCGATGGCTTGGAACAGGCGGAGGACAATCCACATGTACATGGTAAAGAGGTGCAGGTCCTTTGTGATGAGGACCCATAGAACGGGGGACCCAACGGTGCCGAGACCAAGGAACATGACCTCAATCGGGGAGGCGTACTCGGCCGTCATGCCAAAGGGGGCCGAGTAGTAGTGGTGCATCTTGTGGACGGCCTTATACAGGGGAGGCCAGTGGGCACCGCGGTGCATCCAGTAGTGCCAAGTGTCCTCGAGGACGAAGAAGATTGCGATCTGGTAGGCCATCTTCCACCAGGCGGGAAAGGGCACGCCGTAGTCGAGACCGCACCAGGTGGCGATGGGGTGGAAGAGCCAAATTTGCGGAAGCTCGACGGTGAAGTGACTGAAGAGAACTAGGGCGCCGCATTCAAATTGCTCTCTCCAAGTTGGGACTTTTTGCTGCTCGAGGTTAGTGGCTGGTACGGGTGGTAGTCGTTCATGTCTGGGATCCTGCCGAATGCATTAGACATGGCGGATGTGGAGTGACGTGCCTGTTGAATCTTCCACCTGCGGAAGTAGGGAATGGCGTCGATAATGATCCATGGCAGACTGCGACCAAAGTAGACGACCTCGTGCATGACAAAGGTCATGATGCCAGTGGCGAGGATGTCGTTCTGCATCCACAGGTACCACGCCGCCCACAGGCGCTCAATGGCGTTGAGCTGGACGTTGTACTTGTTCACATCGTCGAGTACGCCGAGGTAGGTTGTGGTAGACGTCTGGTTGGGAAACACGACGGTAGAATTCCTATGAGAGCGTTGTGTGTAAGCGGATGGTCAACTTGTGAGGTAGGTGGGAAGTTGCGGTTGGCTTACCAGGACGCCATGGTATCAAACACACCCCAATGCAGGAGAGACGAACTAAAGCAAGGTGATGTGCGACTCTCGAGATGCAACGGCAGCAACTAGAGCAAATATGGGAATTTGGCAGAATTGCGAAAGGGGTCAAGTCGAATTAATAAACATCCGCGTTTGGTGGAGACTGCGCGTGTTGGCGTTGAACGGGCTTTGGAAATGGACGGTTCTTCTCGAAGGGCGGCGCAGGGGTCCAGACGCCGATGGGACGATAAAAATTCACCGGCATCCGCTCAGGTGTGGTACGATAACTTGCATGTTTTGCTGTGCCTGTTCCTCTTGAGACACGGGAGACTTTAAACATGAATCCACAGATCCGAATACGAAATGGATGAGTTGCGCCTCGACGACCGTTGCCATCGGCTCATTGTAAAGCTGATGAGATTGGCGAATCTGGTGACAGCTTCTCATCGCCTGCTCTTGGTGAATGGCCCGGAGCCGTGTGTTTCCAGCTGCAGAGAGGCACAGAGTATCCATTCTCCATCCCCGGGCGACCCACTTCCCGGTGGTCTGTTTGTGGTGTGATTTTGTCCACCGCGCTTGAGTCCCCGAGATTGCCGGCCTCAGGGGCAGCGTCTGGCGCCCACAGCCTGGTTCTGGTCCGTCCTGAGCTTGCAGATGGGCTTCTGAAGCACTGAGACAAGGCGATGAGAACATTTGACGTTGCGATGGACATTAGATAATCTctcgttattagtatccctattatagggtatttagttcgaaccgtagttaacgaagagattaattaaactatataaatatttacgtagtaagtataaaaaggagtttctaattataagttaagctagctataataaccctaaatagggcccctaattagcccctacgtagttagctatatattataattaaattaaacttttaatttaatactaactttctctttttttttattaatttacttattataattagaaatataatttaactttaggtccgtttattaagtcgtttttttttattccttttctctattttttttatataacctatttttttatttatatattaacttttttattatttataaattaccctaaccccttattaagggttacttttataaaagcgttagcgaggttattattattattaatttaatagatcttaagtatctcgcgccttttatacgattacttaaaggttataatattaattataagcctcttttcttttattatccctaattttataaagcatttatataataagtaaaaatccgTATGAATAACTATtaggattagtaaaaagctaagttaattagtaatcttttttagtattattaaaattacgtaggagaggttaacgccgttaactatactatagacctctaacgttagtatatttcttgttatttatttatttttagttaataaatagtagattatattaccgtatataataaattcgctcttacttatactctcgttaattaggataataatatactctaattacgaaataaggtcgttattatttataaataacttattaataagggaatTAATAAGGACGCATAACGAATTAATACGGACGCATAGCTCTTAAGAACATATAATATTCTCcatttctaattagtttaaaaaaataatacttctttataaaagtaataagggtaattatattaatataactattcttattatcctctttaacctaagctttagtttaagatttttaaaaataagaatattattataacccccGTACTCGTTTAGAactactatattacttatttaaaatttataaatcttaaataagctaataatctaagcttttataaattttaaataaataaggcttttttatattatatatttaaaatatataaaaagtaaattataataacgtttacttaactaccttttttaatataattataataatttactattactataaactactttttactaactccgttttttttaaatattaagctatatcggctgtttacttatataattcccTATTATTCtccccttattaaaaatactaaactagctccttatttattattaaaataagcttaatatttagctttaatttaactaacttatcttttttataaacttagttagtattaacttattcttatttttaaataagtagcttcgcttcttattattaataccttagttattataagtaatacgggcttaactagctaaccggccttttttaaataaagttaattataataaaataggctatattatattttttagcttattacggagggatatagtaattttaaaattaaagatttagtaatataaatttaaaaaaaacgtttcttaaaaacgctactaaaaatatactttttatttattaaaagtagctaaatttaatattttaaaatagattttataataatataggatacttagcttaattaaaatagtataatttaaattataagatcCGAGGGGGTCTAGGaatagcctcttattaaatagtattactttttttataagccggcCTTAcgtcctaattaaaataagatattttaagaaaagtattatttagagtttacttaagtacttaaaataaatacttatatactcctagcttataagtaccttatcttttatataagcttagtaaaagcgtagttcttaattattaattatattttatataacgttaataagccgatataaataactaagactatttaaaaaataacccttaatattattattacttaacttagtattaaaaataacacgagtactaaagttttaatatttttaaataaaataacgggcctattatacttttaaaaataggtatattacgtaaaagtactaaaa
Proteins encoded in this region:
- a CDS encoding fatty acid hydroxylase codes for the protein MASWNSTVVFPNQTSTTTYLGVLDDVNKYNVQLNAIERLWAAWYLWMQNDILATGIMTFVMHEVVYFGRSLPWIIIDAIPYFRRWKIQQARHSTSAMSNAFGRIPDMNDYHPHFTVELPQIWLFHPIATWCGLDYGVPFPAWWKMAYQIAIFFVLEDTWHYWMHRGAHWPPLYKAVHKMHHYYSAPFGMTAEYASPIEVMFLGLGTVGSPVLWVLITKDLHLFTMYMWIVLRLFQAIDSHSGYDFPWSLRHFLPFWAGAEHHDVHHEKFIGNYASSFRWWDYLMDTEAGAEAHQRRREKKLDKAKKAQ